A portion of the Bombus pascuorum chromosome 8, iyBomPasc1.1, whole genome shotgun sequence genome contains these proteins:
- the LOC132909458 gene encoding uncharacterized protein LOC132909458, with translation MKLLLRFVASIFLTSVRASSWPYHEIVGVGQSAGPLLVAPVYGVAPAVSLLPAEPAKKAQTIVAGPVTKTVVEGSSSGPVTIVSPGTLATSSPSPTTLKPTIASAVPEDTVLVKGASAGAVTLVAPSDNSVAIADTNNAASAEAETKKGAVAASAKAVVAIESAEESSTTKASTNVTATAISETIGIASANAVIGPSTGPIIIAGPTVPPVPVPAGAEASTLEAVTAASVAASATVESASVSSSAVANVSVSSNISAEQTSDVSGLASDTTEPTRIEGSASSSSTVTSTSGSSTAFASARINLISPLGTIALGETPLSNVVVSTGTAPPAIVSGPSGSVSTGSASPLLLKVPLYHL, from the exons ATGAAGTTGCTG TTACGGTTTGTGGCATCGATTTTCTTAACGTCCGTTCGCGCAAGCAGCTGGCCTTATCATGAAATAGTGGGCGTCGGACAATCGGCGGGACCATTGCTCGTTGCACCAGTTTATGGAGTCGCACCTGCGGTAAGCCTGTTACCCGCGGAACCGGCCAAGAAAGCTCAAACCATAGTTGCTGGCCCCGTAACAAAAACTGTTGTCGAGGGATCGTCTTCCGGACCAGTGACCATCGTGTCTCCAGGAACTCTCGCAACCAGCTCTCCATCTCCAACGACGCTAA aaCCAACCATTGCCTCAGCTGTGCCAGAAGATACAGTCCTCGTTAAAGGAGCTTCGGCTGGCGCGGTGACGCTAGTAGCGCCATCCGACAATTCAGTCGCTATCGCAGACACCAATAACGCAGCGTCAGCCGAAGCAGAAACAAAGAAAGGCGCCGTTGCAGCGTCAGCGAAGGCGGTTGTTGCAATCGAAAGCGCAGAAGAATCATCGACCACGAAAGCATCGACGAACGTCACGGCCACGGCAATTAGTGAAACAATAGGCATAGCGTCAGCGAACGCCGTAATAGGTCCCTCCACCGGGCCTATAATCATCGCTGGTCCAACCGTTCCACCGGTACCGGTGCCGGCTGGCGCTGAAGCTTCCACACTTGAAGCAGTGACTGCTGCTAGTGTTGCTGCTTCGGCAACCGTTGAATCTGCCAGCGTGTCTTCCAGTGCGGTCGCCAATGTGTCGGTTTCAAGCAACATAAGTGCTGAACAAACCAGTGATGTATCTGGTTTAGCGTCAG ATACTACAGAGCCAACAAGGATCGAGGGTTCAGCATCGAGCTCGAGTACGGTGACGAGTACTTCCGGAAGTTCGACGGCCTTCGCATCAGCGAGAATTAATTTGATTTCACCTCTAGGTACGATCGCACTCGGCGAGACTCCCTTAAGTAACGTTGTCGTATCAACAGGAACAGCACCGCCCGCGATAGTTTCCGGTCCCTCGGGGTCCGTCTCTACCGGTAGCGCATCCCCATTGCTGCTTAAGGTTCCTCTGTACCATTTGTAG